The proteins below come from a single Candidatus Kirkpatrickella diaphorinae genomic window:
- a CDS encoding LysR family transcriptional regulator — translation MREQYPLLNRLKLRHLRLIIELEATHNLHRTAERMNLSQPSVTKLLQEIEYALKAPLFRRTSQGALPTALGEMVARHAQLMINDVIRLQRDVDAMRSGSAGMVRIGAIVAALPEHVSPVIARALDTHPQLSVSLTVGSSDTLLQALEAGRVDFIVARPSSTRISAQIEAHILSQEPLSIVAAPRHPLASAPLLQLAALGDARWILPEAHSPLRRAIDATFALAQLPPPRQAIEASSMIASLDLLQHSSMLAFMPTSIAQMFEQAQMLRRLNVQLDDHLGCYSLITLKDRPLSAAAAFLSDAIEAGLIRNSDQTLTS, via the coding sequence ATGCGCGAACAATATCCCTTGCTGAACCGCCTTAAATTACGGCATCTCCGCCTGATCATTGAGCTTGAAGCCACGCATAATCTGCACCGCACGGCAGAGCGCATGAACTTGTCCCAACCCTCCGTGACAAAACTCCTTCAGGAGATTGAGTACGCTTTGAAAGCGCCACTTTTCCGCCGGACATCTCAGGGCGCCCTGCCGACAGCGCTGGGTGAAATGGTCGCTCGTCACGCGCAATTGATGATCAATGACGTTATTCGCCTCCAGCGAGATGTGGACGCCATGCGGTCAGGGTCGGCGGGGATGGTCAGAATCGGCGCCATCGTCGCCGCTTTGCCTGAGCATGTCTCACCCGTCATTGCGCGGGCGCTCGACACGCACCCACAATTGAGCGTTTCCCTCACCGTCGGGTCAAGCGATACGCTCCTTCAGGCGCTTGAAGCGGGGCGCGTTGATTTCATCGTGGCCCGCCCCTCCTCCACGCGCATATCTGCGCAGATTGAGGCCCACATCCTGTCGCAGGAGCCTTTGAGCATCGTCGCCGCGCCGCGTCATCCCCTCGCCAGCGCGCCATTATTGCAGCTTGCCGCATTAGGGGACGCACGATGGATTTTGCCTGAGGCGCACAGCCCCTTGCGGCGCGCCATTGATGCGACCTTCGCCCTCGCCCAGTTGCCCCCACCCCGCCAGGCGATTGAGGCCTCATCCATGATTGCGTCGCTTGACCTTCTTCAGCATAGTTCGATGCTCGCCTTCATGCCGACGAGCATCGCACAGATGTTTGAACAGGCGCAGATGCTTCGCCGCCTGAACGTCCAGCTCGACGACCATCTCGGATGCTACTCTCTGATTACCTTGAAGGATCGCCCGCTTTCAGCCGCGGCGGCTTTTCTCTCTGACGCCATCGAAGCTGGTTTGATCAGGAATTCTGATCAAACCTTAACTTCTTGA